The following are from one region of the Pseudodesulfovibrio piezophilus C1TLV30 genome:
- a CDS encoding CBS domain-containing protein gives MKVKDLMIPVEEYLTIGKDATLGQAILVLDESQHRDLIVVNTKGDFAGVLTMTDILAALEPSYKRLAGKGLGTDTLSKQYVADAFKEFGLWANPLETLCKEGCRQGVSQVMHIPSEIDFLNEDDTLAYGIHCYIVGKHQPLIVRKNGNISGVLRLSDIYNEVKSRMLACACQ, from the coding sequence ATGAAAGTGAAAGACCTGATGATCCCTGTCGAAGAATATCTCACCATCGGCAAGGATGCCACGCTTGGACAGGCGATTCTTGTTCTTGATGAGAGCCAACATCGAGATTTGATTGTAGTTAACACCAAGGGCGACTTCGCAGGTGTGTTGACCATGACTGATATCCTGGCGGCTCTTGAACCAAGCTACAAAAGACTGGCCGGAAAAGGACTTGGAACCGACACCCTTTCCAAACAATATGTTGCAGACGCTTTCAAAGAGTTTGGCCTCTGGGCAAATCCACTTGAAACACTCTGCAAAGAGGGCTGTAGACAGGGAGTATCCCAAGTGATGCATATCCCCTCTGAAATCGATTTTCTCAATGAAGACGACACCCTCGCATACGGCATTCACTGCTATATCGTTGGCAAACACCAACCGCTTATAGTCAGAAAAAATGGCAACATCTCCGGCGTCCTGCGCCTCAGTGACATTTACAATGAAGTCAAGTCGCGGATGCTGGCTTGCGCGTGTCAATAA
- a CDS encoding NifB/NifX family molybdenum-iron cluster-binding protein, translating into MEKILIPLLGKELAPRFDLAAEVLVVSIIRETSAMGRVEEKNVAIENPSAESMCRAAVSEGIQTVICAGIEKEFFDFLEWKGIRVVDDICGPADIVLEAYLGGRIAHGQNYYQETK; encoded by the coding sequence ATGGAAAAGATACTGATCCCTCTCCTGGGGAAAGAGCTTGCCCCACGATTTGATCTCGCGGCAGAAGTGCTTGTTGTCTCCATTATTCGGGAAACCAGTGCCATGGGCAGGGTTGAGGAAAAAAATGTCGCTATTGAAAATCCTTCAGCCGAATCGATGTGCCGGGCAGCGGTCAGCGAAGGTATCCAAACAGTCATTTGTGCTGGTATCGAAAAAGAATTTTTCGATTTTCTCGAATGGAAAGGCATTCGGGTGGTGGATGACATCTGCGGTCCTGCCGACATCGTTCTTGAGGCTTACCTGGGTGGCAGAATAGCTCATGGTCAAAATTACTACCAAGAAACAAAATGA